DNA from Terriglobus tenax:
AACGGATACACGGCCTGCTCCGCCGCAATAAGCGTGGGCACGCAGGCGCCGGACGGCATGCGGCTCTCGCGCGACAACGGCCCCGTGGCGTCGTTGGCAAAAGATCTTGACTCCGCCGCAGCTTTCAAACAGCGCGTGGTGGACGACCTGCTGAGCCTGCACGACCTGCAGAAGGCTCCCGTTGTCATGGCCGAGGATTATCACGGCCCGGTGCTGTTCAGCGGCGATGCGGCAACCGATGTGCTGAACCGCCTCTTCGTTCCGCACGTGGAGGCAGACAAGCCGGACGCCGGCACCCTGGCACGCACGCAGGGCGCCTTCTCCTCCAGCTGGAAGCAGCGCGTTCTGCCGGATTTCTTTGACGTGAAGGACGATCCTTCCATGAAGACCTTCCAGGGAACCTCCCTGGTGGGAGCCTATGACATGGACGACGAAGGCGTGCCCGCACAGCCGGTACAACTGGTGTCCAAGGGCATTCTGCAGAACTACCTTGTCAACCGCGAGCCGGTGAAAGATTTTCCGGAATCGAACGGCCACGGCCGTGCCGCAATCGGCCGCCGCGCCGAGTCGCACTCCGGCGTGATGATCTTCACGCCGACAAAGACGACTCCGGCTAAAGATCTGGAGAAGAAGATCGTCGCCCTGGCGGAGGAGCAGAACCGTCCCTTCGTCTACATCGCGGAGACGATGGGTGGCGACCTTGTACCCCGTGTGCTCTATCGCGTAACGCCGGACGGCAAACGGGAACTGGTGCGTGGCGCGGTCTTCGATGAACTGGACCAGCGCAGCCTGCGCAGCGATATTACCGCGGCGGGTGACGACCCCTTCGTGCAGAACTCGCTCTCTCCGCTGCCGCAAACCACCATTGCGCCCTCGCTGCTGTTCGGCGACATCGCCGTAAAACGCGCACAGGCAGAACAGCAGAAGCTGCCCTACTACGCTCCACCGAAGTAAGCTGAGAGAACCATGCACCTTGATCCGCAACTGATGCGCACCATCGCCCTCGCCTTCTTCATCCTGCTGGTCTTCTCCAGCCGTATGAGCAAGGGTTCTGTAAAGCAGACACCGGAAGGTCCTGCCTTTCCTATCAAGCCGCTGTTCGCCATCTCGCGCTGGCTGCTGCTGATTGTGTACATCGGCCTGGTCGCTTCTCTTTCCATCATGCACGTCAGCAAGGTGCCGCCGGTTTGGGTGCTCGCCATCCTTGTCGCTGTCATCGCTCTGGTCGTCTCGCGCATGCCGGGCACCATTGTGCTGACTCCGACTGCTGTGGTCCAGCGCTTCTGGTTCTTCAAGGAAAAGCAGATTCCCTATATCGAAGTGATGGCGGTCAGCGTCTCACAGGCAGGGCGCGCCACACGCGTCATGGGTTCCAACCGGGTCACCATTTTGCATACTCCCAACCACTCCGCGGCCGAAGCCTTCCGCAGCGAACTGGAATTGCGGACCGGCAAAAAAGCTGTGCTGTAAACAGACCCTCGAACTTTCTATCCGCGGTCTGCGTAACTTGCTTCTACAAGGGAGAGCTGTGTATGAAGAAGCTGTTGCTGTGGATGTTGGTCTTTCTGGCAGGCGTGGCGGGTGCGCGGGCACAGGCTCCCGTAGATATAACCGGAACATGGCAGGGCACCATGCAGCCGCAGGGCGCTCCGCGTGAACTGCGTATCCTGCTGAAGATCACAAAAGACGATGGCGTCCTGAAGGTCGTTGCCTACTCCATTGACCAGGGGGGAGCCCCGATGAACGCCACCGCTGCGTCTCTGAAGGGCGATACTTTTACCTTTGAGCAGGCAGCGCTTGCCGCCAAGTATGAAGGCAGGCTCGCTCCCGACGGCAAGAGCATGACCGGCACCTTTGCCCAGGCCGAGCGGCCCACGCCGCTCAACTTCGCCAAGGTCAACCCCGAGGCCGCCTGGGAGATACCCAAGCCGCCCGAGCGGCCCAAGCCCATGGACAAGAGCTACGATCCGGTCTTTGACGTAGCCACCATCAAGCAAAGCAACCCCGATACGCCGGGCATCAACTTCCGCTTCGGCGTCCGCCGCTTCCAGACCATCAACACCACGCTGGTCGACATGCTGAAGTTTGCCTACAAGCTGCAGGACAAGCAGCTCAGCGGACTACCCTCCTGGGCCAACGAGATCAAGTGGGATGTCGATGGCCGCCCCGATGGCGAAGGCCAGCCCAGCGCCGACCAGTGGCGCTCTGCCCTGAAGAAGCTGCTGGTCGAACGCTTTCAGCTCAAGTTCCACACCGAAGACCGCGAGCTGCCCGTCTACCTGCTGGAGCAGGCGAAGGGCGGCCAAAAGATGTCGCTCAACGAAAGTGGTCCGGATCGCGGCGCAGGTCTTCTCTTCCGTGGCCCTGGCATCTTTACAGCTCAGAACGCGACCATGGCGGACTTCGCCGGCCTGCTGCAGGAGACTCTTCTGGATCGTCCGGTGCTCGACAAGACCGGCCTCGGAACCGCGCATTACGACTTCAAGCTGACCTGGCAGCCAGATGCAACGCAGTTCGGCGGCCGTTTTGCCAATGCGCCGGTCTTCGATCCCCCACGTCCGGACCTCTACACTGCCGTGCAGGAGCAGGCAGGTTTGAAGATCACTCCCGCCAAGGCTCCGGCACAGGTTTTTGTATTTGAAAAGACGGAGAAGCCATCAGAGAATTAGTTACCGATGGAACGGCCTGCCCGCCGTATGGCTACAAGGGCAGGCCACACACCGGTCCGCAGGAGGCGGAAAGATGTTCATACGGGCCGCGAAGTCGCTGAGCTTTTCCTTGCTTCTCGTGTGTTGCATATCAGGCTTGGCGCAGAACGTCCCGCAGATGGCCGCGGATGCACATCCGTCTTTTGAAGTCGCCACCATCAAAATAAGCAATCCCAATGAACAGGGTCTGGGCTTTCGCCTGAGCGGGGAACGCCTGCTCGCCGTCCACGCCACCCTGTTCGACGTCATCAAGTGGGCATACGGCCTCCAGGCCAAGCAACTCCAGGGTTTACCGGAATGGGCGCTCGTCCAGAGATGGGATATCGAAGGAAAACCCGATGTCCCGGGATCTCCCAACCGGGAACAGGCCCGCGAGATGATGCGTAAACTGCTCACGGATCGTTTTCAGCTCCAGTTTCATATGGAAAAACAGACCATGGCCGTCTACCGGCTGGAACTGATGAGCGGACCTCTGAGGCTGATCAAGAGCACCTCCGGTGAACCCATCCCGGCAATGGGATTTCTTGACCCCGGCCTTCTGCTGGCGCGCAACGCCACCATGGATGAGTTGGCCAGCCTGATGCAGGAACGCCTGCTGGACCGCCCCGTTGCCAATAAGACCGGGCTTACTGGACGTTACGACCTGGCAGTGGACTTCGAGCCGCTCACGCCGCAGAACGACACAGCCGGGCAAGGACTCCCCGCCATGGCCTCTCAACGTTCTGACCTCTTTACCGCGCTCCAGGAGCAACTCGGCCTGCGTCTGCTCCCTGAAAAAGACGAAGTGAATGTGCTGACCGTGGATAAGGCAGAAAAACCCTCGGCTAACTAGGCACTCTGTCTTCTGTTCAAACTACTCGGGGATCAGGTGCTCCACATGGTCCACGATGTACACATGGATCGGCCCCTTCTGGCCTTTCAGCTTCAGCCCCAGTTGCTCCTGCAACTCCGTCGGAAACCATGGCGCGGTGTTCGGCGTGAAGGTTGGCTCCATCTCGTCATAGCCCAGGTTCAACACAAAGTCGACATTCTGATTCACTCCGGTCATGTCCACCACGGTGCGTTGCAGCCCCGTGTCTCCCGTGTAAGGAGCCACCAGCGCCGCAGCCACCAGGCTCAAGGGAACGTTCCGTCCGCCCACCGTAATCATGGACTTCGTCTCGGTCGGGGGATGCGGGTTCGGTAACCCGACGACAACACCGCACATCGGCGGATAGCCATCCTTTGGCATTTGTAGCCGACCTTCCGGCGGCGGTTGATCGCATGTCGCATCGTCAGCCGGGTGAATCCTCATCTGCGGTCCAAACTTCCCCGCCGTGCTTTGCACCATGGCATAAATGTTGGTCTCGATGGTTTCGGTATGGACCTTCAAGCCGAAGCGCTGTTCCAGCAGCGATCGCACCATGGCACGCATCTCGTCCTTGGTTGCATTCACCTTGTCTGTCTTCGCATCCACGTCAAAACGCTCGTTCAATACAAAGTCCGGGACATGGTGCTTCAGGTAGTTCTGCTGGTCTCCAGACATCTTGTAGGCAAACGCAATCAGCGTACGCAACGACTTGTTCCGCACGCGAAACAGCCCATGCGTGTCCTCGTAGAGGTCGCCAGGGTCAAGATCGACATTCGTCATAGGCGGAGGGCCGTACGGCGGCACGCCCAGGGTATTCAGTTTGACCGTGGCCACTTCAAACTCCACGTGCGGTATCGCAGCCATCTGCGCAGCCTGTGTCTCTTCTGCATGGGCAAAGACAGACGCTGCATGCACGCGCAACATACCGAGCGACAGTGGTGCAAACACGGCAACCAGCAGTAGACCCAGCAACCCTGCCAGTCGCATGCACCCAAGCCGCTCTGCTGGTCCGCCCCGCAGGATATGCGCAAGTCTGCGTTTCAACTCCGCACCGGTCATGCCCGACGCATACAACACCGGCATCGCTACATAGCCACGGCACACCGCAAGAATGCTTTCCGCATAGAGATGCGGGTCTGCCTGGGCGCGCAGCACGGCTTCATCACACGCCAGCTCACGCTCTTCAAGCAGATGGTTCCTGATCCACCACACCATCGGGTGAAACCAGAAGACCGCCTGCACCGCCATGTGCAGCATCGCCGTAAGATTGTCGCGCCGTCGTACATGTTCCATCTCATGCATCATCAGCGCTTCCATCTGCGCTCCGCTCAGTTGCGCCTGCATACCCGCCGGCAAAACAATGACAGGTCGTAGTACACCGAAGACTCCCGGCTCCATCCGCGTTTGCGAAAGATAGACCGGCACCTCCCCACACAGCTCCACAGGTGCGGCCTGACGCACTACGCCGCGCAGGCGTTGCCACTCCCGCCCCCAGAGAGAAGCAAGGCACATGGCTCCCAGTCCCCACGCGGCGAGCAGAGACGCGACAAGCCACGTGTGCTTGCCCTTGTCTTTGACCGTCGCACGCGGCTCTACCGCCACTGCGCTTGCCTCGTCGCTGGTGAACGGTTGCGCAACGGTCTGCATGCTTTGTTCCACGACCGGCATGGCCGGCACAACACGCGACGCGGAGCGCATGGAACTGCCCCAGGAAACCAGCAGCGCAAGCGGTAACAGGAACTTCAGCGAAGCCGCCATCCATACCGCGTAGCGCACACGTGCCTGCTGACGCCGCAGAAGAAGGGTCATCGCCCACGCGGCCGCGGCAAACAACGTGCTTTGCCAAAGGTGGTTTGAAACAGCACTCAGCCCATCGCTCCACAGCATGACTGCCTCCTTGTTTCCTACGGTAGTGCGCGTCTATTTCTTCTTGTCCCTGGCCATCGCTTTCAGCATCTGTTCTGCATCTTTTACATCGTCCATGGTCAGCTTGCCTGACCGCACAAGGTGCGCCATCAGCGGCTGCGACTTGCCGCCCAGCATGGACAGCAACTCATCGATGACACGACTCTGCGCCTTGTCGCGCGTCATGGCTGCGGCATACATGTGGAAGTTTCCCACCTTGCGCGTGCGCTTCAAGGCACCCTTGGTTTCAAGGCGGTTCACCACCGTCTGCACCGTGGTATACGCTGGACGCTTGCGTGCCGGAAAGCTCTCATGTATCTCGCGGATCGATGCCTCCGGCCGCGACCACAGCGCCTCCATCACCTGAAACTCCTGCCTGCTGAGCCGGATCTCTCCCACGGGTTCACCTCACCTACTACAGATGTAGGAATTAAATACTACACCTGTAGTAGAAAAACAAGGCCTCTTTCGACTGCCTGCCTGGAGCCCTCTGTTCCGCCCGGCTTATCGATGCATGCCCACCAGCGAAATGCCGCCCGTCAGCATGAAGTCATAAGGACGGTCTCTCCCGAGACCCACACCCGTCTGCAAAGACCCGTTCAGCGTTCCTCCAAAGATCTTCTTCAGGCCACGGCCATAACTTAGCGTGGCGGAGGAAGGCTGCTTGCGATTGGCCTCGTCGATCCTGAGATTCACATCCCCGTTGATCCACCATTGCAGACTGCGCGCGCTATACACCCCGTAGAGATCAAGGTCGGTGCGGTTGATCCGCGCACGGCTCTCCTGCCCGGCCAAGGAAACCTGCTGTTGCACAAACTGGGCCAGCAGAAACCGCGGTCCCCAGAAGCGCGCATACGCCGCACTTGGAGTAACGCTCCACTTGCCCGTGCCCACGGCATCGTCCTGCGAGGTTGGCAACGTGAGCGTCCCCGTCAGCAGGACACCGTGACTGGACGTAACGTGGGGAATCCACTGCGACTTCAACGCAAGATCACTCAGCACAAGCGACCCATGCGCGGGCGTCATAGGGCTGGCGGTCGCAAACGGCACCGAGATGCCCAGGCTCATGGAAGCGTTGCGCAACGGCTCCGTGTAGCCCAGCGACGAGGTAAACCCATGACCATTCGACAGGTGATCCCATTCCTGGCTGAACGAGAGTGTTCGAAAAAGAAACGTCGGGTTCTTTGAAACCGCGGGTTTCTCCGCAACAGAAGCATCCGTAGAGCGCGGTCGGGACTGGGCACGCGCCGGTACAACAGTCATCCCCGCCACCAGCAACATCACCGGCAATAAGTAACTCTTCATCGATTTCATTCCGCTGCTAACAACAGAAAGCGCCCGCCTCGTCAGAAGCGGGCGCTTCGGTGGATGGTTACTTCGCCAGCTTGCTGTCGAACCAGATCTTCCACATTGGGGTTGCCGTGGCGTAGGTGCCGCGATGCGTCGTCTTGCCCGTGGAGATAGCCTCCACCTGCATATTGCCGCTCCCCATGGCGCGCTGATAGTTCATGGCAAGTTCTCCAATGCCAATCGCGATCGCCTCGTCCGTTTCGCCATAGTAGTTATGCACCGGGCTCTTGATCACCCAGCGGTAGGCCTGCGTCTGGGCAGAGAGGCGGCCAAAAGCTGAGTTCGCGAAATACTGCGGATTGAAGTACTCCGGCCGGATAAGCTTGTGCAGGTCCGTTGGTACCTGCTTCGGATCAAACGGCAGCCGTTCATAGGCGCGGCGTGACACGTCGTAATACTCGTCGTTGATCAGCGCGTGCGCCAGGCCCGGCACGTTGTAATAGTTTTCAAACGAGAAGGAAGCCAGGATAAAGATCGTCGTCAGCCAGTCCGCATCGAACGGCCGCGGAAAGTCCAGCACGCCGCTGAAGGTCGCATAGCCATCCACCGGAGCACTGGCGGTCGCTGCCGCATCCACGGTGATACCAGCGGCCTCCAGCTTTTCCAGCATAGCCATGGTCACAAAGCCGCCCTGCGACCAGCCGCCGAGAAACAGCTTTGGCGATGCAATCTTCATCTGGGCCAGCACGGCGCGGCTGGCCATCAACATGTCATAGGTGGCCTGCTGGTGGCTTCCCTTCACCAGGTAGCCCTCCGGCTCCTTTGAGATACCCATGCCGAAGTAATCGGCGCCGATGACGATGTAGCCCTGGCCGGCGAACTGCGCCAGCATCAGCTGGGTTTCAGGCGATTGTTCCGGGTAGGAAGGTACCTGCTGCTTTCCGTACACGGTTCCGTGCTGATACGAAACCATCGGAAAGCTCGCGCCGGCCAGCTCTGGAATCGCCAGCAGTCCGGAAGCAACAATCGGTTTGTTGTTCTGTTCCGGAACGACCGAGTTGTAGGTCACACGGTAAAGCTTTACGGCATTGCGCGCCGGCGTATACGTAACGTTCACGCCAAAGAACTTGGGCGTGTCGGTCTTCAATACCTGGTTGAGTTTGTCCGCATCCCAGCGGCCGATGTACTGGTAGCTGACGCCGGATGTCACCTGCACCGGCGAAGCATCCTGCGCTGTGGCAGGAACCGCGAGCGATGCAAAGCTGGTTGCCAGAAAAAGTACTGCAAGAAAACGAACAAGACGAGCCACAAGTCCCCCGGAATCATTGCGAGACATCCTTCGAACAGACGTCACTGCGTTTGCTTGATGGAATAAGTGGGCTTGTTATACCACGCGCTCCCGGCCAACCGCCATGCCACAACCACCAGGTGCCTCCACGGGTTGCAGACGCAGAAAAGGGACGGCTCTCGCCGTCCCTTTTCCATCGGTCCATACCACCTGGACACTACTGGTTGAAGTTTGGTTCTTCGTCCTCTTCCGCGCCATAGCGGCGCAGCAGGTTCGGCAGGTTCTGGCTGAAGGCTGCCTTCGGCATTACCGTGTCGCAACCAACCTCGGTAGCCTTGGCCTTCAGGTCGCCCTGCAGCACGGAGAGGAAGCCGAGGATGGAAACCTTGCGCTTCAGCTTGGTGCGGATCTTCGGGATCAGCGTCAACGGCTTGGCGGCGGTGTTGTTCAGGTCGAATACGATCAGTGCCGGCCGCGTATGCTCCTCGCCAGAGAACAACTGTGCCAGCTGCTCTGGATCGTTCTTCGAGAAGGCCACCTTCACACCCAGCTTGCGGGCCGCTTCGTTGATCTTCGCCGTCAGGAATAGATCGTCGACGAAGAAGTAGATGTGTGTCGGCGCATCTTCACGAATCACCGTGGTGGTGACGGGGGCGCGCAACTCGGGCGGCAGACGGTCAATGTTGCCACCCTCAAAGTCATAATTGCGGCGCTGCTTGGAATGGCCGCCGCGCGTGTTGCCGTTCATCTCCATCGTCGAGGGAGACGTCTCCGCGTAGTTGCCATTGGCCTCGCGGTAGCTGTGGTCCATGGGACCGACAAAGCTGCGCGGACCCTTTGGCTTCTGCTTGCGGCGGGCAAATCCGTTGCTGCCATTCACGCTGTTGCCGGGCTCAATCTGGTTGCCGGGGCTGTACTCGCCACCAGTGCGCTGGCGTTCTCGACGCCGCTGCTTCTTCTTCCAACGCTTGGCGCTGGGGCTGTTCTGTCCCTGTCCCTGGCTTTGGCCCTGCGGGCTGCTGGCCTGGGGCTGGCGGGGCTGGGGAACAAAATCACTATCCTCACCACTCTGGATGACAATCTGGCCTTCTGCTGGCGCTGCCACGGCATCTCCGGTCTTGCTCTTGCGGCGGCGGCGACGACGGCGGCTGCTGCGGGATGTCCCCTGACCTGGGGCGGTGGATTGTCCGTTCTCGGAGCTTACAGGTGGCGGTGCCTGAGGCGCGGATGCCTCGGGTACGTTCTGCTCTGAATTCATGCTTCCACTTCCTGATTCACGTGCATCTTTTCGGTCCGAATGGCTCCGGGTCGCGTTTTATCAGGCACAGCGGCATCGAAAGCCGCATCCTGCGCAACCTTGGCGTCTAAAACCGGAACATCTTTGTCGGAGAAAACTGTCTCAAGTTCTACTCGAAAGGAGCTTCTTCTCGTCTATCTCTGGCTGTGTTCGCCGGCACCGTGTGCAGGCGCTTCCCACAACCCTTCGGCACACCCGTGTAACCGGTGAAGCCGTTTATCCATATGCCTGTAAGAATTGGAAACCCGGCGGGCCGTTCGAATCGCTCCATATGAGTCGATCACGGCCTCAGCCTTCCGATAGGCAACACCATACTACCCGAGGCCAGGGGGCTTGGCAAGCCAGCATTCCTGCCACTTAAGTGCAAAAGGCTACCGTTGTCGGTAGCCTTTCACAATGGCCATCACTGGCCTCCCATAAAATGGTTCCTAACCAGGAACCGGAAACCGTACCGGGGTTCACGTGCCTCTTTGGGCTGTGATATCTCTCCGGTCCGTTCGGTGCGTGCGTCTCGCGCATCTGCGAACCACCCTTCCTATATGCAAGGCTAGTGCCAAACTCTATTCAATTCAGAATCAACAACTTGCCGGTCAGGCTTCACAGTGTCTCTATTTTCTTTGGAATCCCATAGGCAGCAGACCTACGGTTTTCCATAGAACGAGACTGTTCTAGCGCTGGCAGGACGGGCAGTAGTGCGTTCCCCGTCCTGCCACCAGTACCCGCTTGACCGGCGTTTTGCAGGTAAGGCACGGGTCGCCCGTCCGCAGGTAGACCCGGTGCTCCAACTGAAAGAAGCCGCGCATGCCGTCGGCATCCACGTAGTCGGAAACCGAAGATCCGCCCAGCTTGATGGCGTGTTGCAGAACCGCTTTCAGAGCTTTCTGCAGCCGTTCCAACTCCACCCTTGTCAGCCGTCCGGCGTGTTTTGTAGGGCGGATCCCGGCGCGGTGCAGGCTCTCATCGGCATAGATATTACCGACTCCGTGCAGCAGTTTCTGGTTCAAAAGTGCGCTTTTAATGGGTGTTTTGCGGCCCCGGAAGAGCGCAATAAACTCGTCAATTCCAATTTTCAGAGGCTCAGCGCCTGGCCCAGCATAGCCGCGATCCACGCTGACCCGGCCAAACCGCCGCGGGTCGATAAACCGCACCTCGCGCCCTGACTTCAGATGCAGAACCGCGTGGGTATGCGGCGGCAAAGCGACATCGGCATCGTTCACCAGCAGGCGCCCCGTCATGCCCAGGTGCACCAGGAACTGATCTCCGCCTGCCAACTCAAACACGACCGTCTTGCCGATGCGGTGAACCTTACTGATCTTCTTTGTTTTCAGCGTTTCCGCGATCAAATCCGGGGGCGATTTCAGTGGCTCGGGCTTCTCGCCCAGCCACACGGAGACGATCGTATCGCCTGCTACGCGCTCGTTCAGGCCATTGGCAACGGTTTCAACCTCAGGAAGCTCAGGCACCTCCTGATTAGACAGCATTTGGGCCGGTTTCCGCATCTGAAGCTGTCTATCGGCGGATAGACGCTGTTTTGGTCTTTCCCCGGAAGGAGACAAAGCGATGCGTAGACTCGCAACCCTTGCACTTTGCGGCGCGATGCTGGCCCCCGTGGCCACTCCCGCCTTTTCTCAGCAGCGCCACGACGGTTTTTATGACGGGGCGCACCGCAGCTACTCCCGCAACGGCTACAACGACCAGTACGACCGGCGTTACTACCAGCAGCGCAAAGACAACGGCATTGGGCCGGGCAAAGGCGCGCTGATCGGTGGCGCGGGTGGTGCTGCTCTTGGAGCGCTGTTCGGCGGCGGCATGAAGGGCGCCCTGATCGGCGGTGCCGCCGGTGCCGGTGTGGGAGCTCTTGCCGGAAAGGCTGCCCAGAACAAGCGCCGGAACGACCGCAACCGCGATTATCGCGACTACCGTTACAACCGCCGGTAAACCAGCCACAGTGACCCAGGAGAGATAACGATGAAGACGATGGTACTTGCAGCAGTCATGATGGCCATTCCCGGCGCTCTGGTGGCCCAAGGCGTGAGCGGAACAACCCGGATGAAGGGTGAGGAGCCAAAACCCACCGCAAGCGCACAGAGCGGCGCCACGATGGCTGGAGAAAGTTCCGGCAACTGGACCAGCGAACAACTGCTCCCGTTGACCGTGCATGAAGCCTGGGTGCAGAGCGGTCGCAACGAAGACCGCTTCTTCGACATGGTGAAACAACTGGCCGAGTTCAGCGCGCAGAAGCGCGGCCTTACGCTGCCGGAAACCGAAACCGCGGGACAGAAGGCAGGCGACTGGATCAAGAAGGAAGCGAAAAAGGATCCGGACCAGTTGCTGTACGTCGTGGTGGACCGGGCTGTAGTGAAGGTAGGGACAAAGGGCTCCGCCGTCGCCGGCCGTTAGGCGGCGAAATAGGCCCCAAACTCCGTTGGGGTAAGAATGCCTTTAAGAACAATGGTTGAAAGATAAGAGTTATTCCGTAGTCTTAACCGTTTGTCGCGGAAAAGTGGATATTAGGCTCAAGTGATGCAGTATCAGTCACTTGAGCCTTTGTCTTGATTTAGAAAACCCGCCGGAAGAAAACGAACGTTTCGGACAGTTCCGTGGACCCCGGAAGGTTGCGTCCTATTAAATCCAAGATTTCCACGGTACCCTCATATCCACAGTGCGAAAGACGGGTGTGATTTAACGGAAATCCCATTTTTTAAGGCGATTCGTGCGGCTTAATTCGCACCCGCTTTTGCACACCGCGTTAGGAAAAGTGGAATTTTCCTCAATATCCACAGGGTTTTCCTTAACTGGAAAAGCGCGGCCAAATCGCTGCAGTATCCGTCAGAATCTGCATATGTCCATCCATCTCCGGGCGGTGACTGTCGTGCTGCTGACGGCATGGGTTGCACCGCGCGCGCAGCAGGCAGCCGATCCTCCGGCGAGTGCTCTTCATGAGCAGGCGGTGCGCCTTTTCTCGGAAGCAAAGCCCTACATCGATCTTCCCCTCCAGAAGCTGGAGCACCAGGTGGAGGAACTTCATGGGCTGAAGGCGGACGAGGACCAGGAGAAGCTGGAGGACGTGCTGGAGAGCGCCAGCGCGGCTGTGCTGCAGCAACTACCCCGCGTTCCGAACCTGGTGGCGCGGGAGGATGTTGCCTTTGAGACCGAGCAGTCTCAAATGGTGCGGGGCGCCGGCTTTGGCCGCAGGGGTGGAGGCGGCGTGTATGGCGTCGGAGACCGCCAGCTTGCCGTGATCCGTGAGAACAGCTACGAGTTTGTCATTCGTCGCCAGAAGGATGACGAGGGGATTCCCGTTCTGCAGGAGTCTCGCCGCGACCCGCGTACGGAGAAGGAGCCGGAAGGACAGCAATTGCCACAGGCGCTGGGATTCAGCCAGCTATGGATGTTGTTTACCCGGGAGGAGCTGCATCATCAGCGCTATCGCT
Protein-coding regions in this window:
- a CDS encoding metallopeptidase TldD-related protein; the encoded protein is MTMRTMFFKMFSNSGCPTLASLTWAVCVVAGSASAYAQQADPMLTAMQKEMQRSQQKLMLPGMLRPYFMEYRLEDVAEFQADASFGALTNQSENHQRYVRVQIRVGSYKSDNSSARGEGVVQIAPMDENPEALRYALWFATDEAYKAALNAYSRKQADLKRFETPPTADDFSPAKPVTKIEPLVKLDIDRDEWKRRVTEASGLYATDARVKEFAQQIQYSNSSVRGLAVNRYLVNTDGTAVRNGYTACSAAISVGTQAPDGMRLSRDNGPVASLAKDLDSAAAFKQRVVDDLLSLHDLQKAPVVMAEDYHGPVLFSGDAATDVLNRLFVPHVEADKPDAGTLARTQGAFSSSWKQRVLPDFFDVKDDPSMKTFQGTSLVGAYDMDDEGVPAQPVQLVSKGILQNYLVNREPVKDFPESNGHGRAAIGRRAESHSGVMIFTPTKTTPAKDLEKKIVALAEEQNRPFVYIAETMGGDLVPRVLYRVTPDGKRELVRGAVFDELDQRSLRSDITAAGDDPFVQNSLSPLPQTTIAPSLLFGDIAVKRAQAEQQKLPYYAPPK
- a CDS encoding TIGR03435 family protein, whose amino-acid sequence is MKKLLLWMLVFLAGVAGARAQAPVDITGTWQGTMQPQGAPRELRILLKITKDDGVLKVVAYSIDQGGAPMNATAASLKGDTFTFEQAALAAKYEGRLAPDGKSMTGTFAQAERPTPLNFAKVNPEAAWEIPKPPERPKPMDKSYDPVFDVATIKQSNPDTPGINFRFGVRRFQTINTTLVDMLKFAYKLQDKQLSGLPSWANEIKWDVDGRPDGEGQPSADQWRSALKKLLVERFQLKFHTEDRELPVYLLEQAKGGQKMSLNESGPDRGAGLLFRGPGIFTAQNATMADFAGLLQETLLDRPVLDKTGLGTAHYDFKLTWQPDATQFGGRFANAPVFDPPRPDLYTAVQEQAGLKITPAKAPAQVFVFEKTEKPSEN
- a CDS encoding TIGR03435 family protein, which gives rise to MFIRAAKSLSFSLLLVCCISGLAQNVPQMAADAHPSFEVATIKISNPNEQGLGFRLSGERLLAVHATLFDVIKWAYGLQAKQLQGLPEWALVQRWDIEGKPDVPGSPNREQAREMMRKLLTDRFQLQFHMEKQTMAVYRLELMSGPLRLIKSTSGEPIPAMGFLDPGLLLARNATMDELASLMQERLLDRPVANKTGLTGRYDLAVDFEPLTPQNDTAGQGLPAMASQRSDLFTALQEQLGLRLLPEKDEVNVLTVDKAEKPSAN
- a CDS encoding M56 family metallopeptidase, which produces MLWSDGLSAVSNHLWQSTLFAAAAWAMTLLLRRQQARVRYAVWMAASLKFLLPLALLVSWGSSMRSASRVVPAMPVVEQSMQTVAQPFTSDEASAVAVEPRATVKDKGKHTWLVASLLAAWGLGAMCLASLWGREWQRLRGVVRQAAPVELCGEVPVYLSQTRMEPGVFGVLRPVIVLPAGMQAQLSGAQMEALMMHEMEHVRRRDNLTAMLHMAVQAVFWFHPMVWWIRNHLLEERELACDEAVLRAQADPHLYAESILAVCRGYVAMPVLYASGMTGAELKRRLAHILRGGPAERLGCMRLAGLLGLLLVAVFAPLSLGMLRVHAASVFAHAEETQAAQMAAIPHVEFEVATVKLNTLGVPPYGPPPMTNVDLDPGDLYEDTHGLFRVRNKSLRTLIAFAYKMSGDQQNYLKHHVPDFVLNERFDVDAKTDKVNATKDEMRAMVRSLLEQRFGLKVHTETIETNIYAMVQSTAGKFGPQMRIHPADDATCDQPPPEGRLQMPKDGYPPMCGVVVGLPNPHPPTETKSMITVGGRNVPLSLVAAALVAPYTGDTGLQRTVVDMTGVNQNVDFVLNLGYDEMEPTFTPNTAPWFPTELQEQLGLKLKGQKGPIHVYIVDHVEHLIPE
- a CDS encoding BlaI/MecI/CopY family transcriptional regulator: MGEIRLSRQEFQVMEALWSRPEASIREIHESFPARKRPAYTTVQTVVNRLETKGALKRTRKVGNFHMYAAAMTRDKAQSRVIDELLSMLGGKSQPLMAHLVRSGKLTMDDVKDAEQMLKAMARDKKK
- a CDS encoding alpha/beta hydrolase family protein, giving the protein MARLVRFLAVLFLATSFASLAVPATAQDASPVQVTSGVSYQYIGRWDADKLNQVLKTDTPKFFGVNVTYTPARNAVKLYRVTYNSVVPEQNNKPIVASGLLAIPELAGASFPMVSYQHGTVYGKQQVPSYPEQSPETQLMLAQFAGQGYIVIGADYFGMGISKEPEGYLVKGSHQQATYDMLMASRAVLAQMKIASPKLFLGGWSQGGFVTMAMLEKLEAAGITVDAAATASAPVDGYATFSGVLDFPRPFDADWLTTIFILASFSFENYYNVPGLAHALINDEYYDVSRRAYERLPFDPKQVPTDLHKLIRPEYFNPQYFANSAFGRLSAQTQAYRWVIKSPVHNYYGETDEAIAIGIGELAMNYQRAMGSGNMQVEAISTGKTTHRGTYATATPMWKIWFDSKLAK
- a CDS encoding response regulator, with the protein product MNSEQNVPEASAPQAPPPVSSENGQSTAPGQGTSRSSRRRRRRRKSKTGDAVAAPAEGQIVIQSGEDSDFVPQPRQPQASSPQGQSQGQGQNSPSAKRWKKKQRRRERQRTGGEYSPGNQIEPGNSVNGSNGFARRKQKPKGPRSFVGPMDHSYREANGNYAETSPSTMEMNGNTRGGHSKQRRNYDFEGGNIDRLPPELRAPVTTTVIREDAPTHIYFFVDDLFLTAKINEAARKLGVKVAFSKNDPEQLAQLFSGEEHTRPALIVFDLNNTAAKPLTLIPKIRTKLKRKVSILGFLSVLQGDLKAKATEVGCDTVMPKAAFSQNLPNLLRRYGAEEDEEPNFNQ